Proteins co-encoded in one Nicotiana sylvestris chromosome 7, ASM39365v2, whole genome shotgun sequence genomic window:
- the LOC104234999 gene encoding kinesin-like protein KIN-5D isoform X3, protein METPKSNYQRRGSIPPFSMSQTLWSNEKSCRDSRSNDEKGVNVKVVLRCRPPNEDEMKVKGPSVISCNELKKEVTATLNTATKQLNKTSVFDKVCGPSSQQKDFYDHSVAPLVNEAVEGYTCTIFAYGQTGTGKTYTMEGEAIKEKNGEFHKNAGVIPRAVQQIFDILECQKAEYTMKVAYIEIYNEEITDLLSLDEESKSIEEKPRKPLALMEDGKGAVFIRGLEEVAVSTADEIYKILEKGSANKHTAETLLNKQSNRSHSIFSITLQVKECTPEGLELIKCGKLNLVDLAGSENILRSGAKEGRAREAGEINKSLLTLGRVINALVDHSGHVPYRDSKLTRLLRDSLGGKTKTCIIATVSPSIQCLEETLSTLEYANRAKQIKNRPEVNRKVTKSALITDLYVEMDRLKQELHATREKNGIYIPQDRYLSEEAAHKAIVERLKFTELDLESKNKKLRELQDLYDYQRQLTANLTEELERTQRELKEAEQAFNDLEAQNSRAKETVQEKDHLVFNLIKSEKAMTDKALELQAEVENAESEISTLFAKIEKSNNREERNKILVQNFRNRLTQQLESLKRNTAVSVTKQEQQLNATDELKTQLQKLKDKYSSDIQNLAVSAQELNENSQLAFSEVNSEVSKHSSSFMDLFAKISADVNSILNGLQGNIRELEVKINAFVQKEQQNQTRRYQGIQLTSEVLLNFFKTLNSYISKLRLMDEKSQTINHQQLCTLEEKFEELAASEERQLIEKVAELMSASNTRKKKLVQTAVNGLRECSSIKTRNLNAEFSNIQGCTNSAYEEWTSYVESTQAQHIEDSTRLEFWKSSLAGHIECCLAKSKGVEDGWRNAQESLLRRQTRNVNSIDCIMKSAMESNGKTSTQFSSTVTSILEETAISKRNLLSAMEIETDAGLLKLDHNECEKIYSVIYPCVEDMKQMKDSHSSKVSEIAENAGKALTDEYKVDEPSCSTLRRKRVSVPSRESIKNLRTPLLEESLKSFQGNGIAKRANRM, encoded by the exons TGCAACTTTGAACACAGCTACTAAGCAACTAAACAAAACCTCTGTCTTTGATAAG GTTTGTGGTCCATCATCTCAGCAAAAGGACTTCTATGATCATTCTGTCGCTCCTCTAGTTAATGAAGCTGTCGAGGGATATACTTGTACTATTTTTGCTTATGGCCAAACCGGAACAGGAAAAACTTACACAATGGAAGGGGAAGCAATTAAAGAGAAG AATGGGGAGTTTCACAAGAATGCTGGAGTAATCCCAAGAGCAGTCCAacaaatttttgacattttggaGTGCCAAAAGGCAGAGTACactatgaaagttgcatatataGAGATTTACAATGAGGAAATAACAGATCTTCTTTCGCTGGATGAGGAATCAAAATCGATAGAAGAGAAGCCGAGAAAGCCATTAGCCCTTATGGAAGATGGAAAAGGTGCAGTTTTCATCAGAGGCCTAGAAGAGGTGGCAGTGTCAACGGCAGATGAAATATACAAAATTTTGGAGAAAGGCTCTGCTAATAAGCATACAGCTGAGACGCTTCTTAATAAACAAAGCAATAGGTCTCATTCAATATTTTCCATCACCTTACAAGTTAAGGAATGCACGCCTGAGGGACTAGAACTGATAAAGTGTGGAAAACTAAATCTTGTTGACCTAGCAGGATCTGAGAACATTTTACGCTCGGGAGCGAAAGAG GGAAGAGCAAGAGAGGCTGGTGAGATAAATAAGAGCTTGCTTACTTTGGGCAGAGTCATCAATGCTTTGGTTGATCATTCTGGACATGTTCCATACAG AGATAGCAAATTGACAAGGTTACTGAGGGATTCATTAGGAGGAAAAACAAAGACATGCATAATTGCCACAGTTTCACCATCCATTCAGTGCTTGGAAGAGACTCTCAGTACTCTTGAATATGCTAATCGTGCCAAGCAAATTAAAAACAGGCCAGAG GTCAATCGGAAGGTGACCAAATCTGCACTAATCACAGATCTGTATGTGGAGATGGACCGCCTAAAGCAAG AATTACACGCAACGAGGGAGAAGAATGGAATCTACATACCACAAGACCGCTACTTGAGTGAAGAGGCAGCTCACAAG GCAATAGTTGAGAGACTGAAGTTCACAGAACTTGATTTAGAGTCCAAAAACAAG AAACTGAGAGAGCTTCAGGATCTTTATGATTATCAGCGACAACTGACAGCAAATTTAACCGAAGAACTTGAGAGAACTCAG AGAGAACTCAAGGAAGCTGAACAAGCTTTCAATGATCTAGAAGCTCAAAATAGTCGAGCGAAAGAGACGGTTCAAGAGAAGGATCATCTGGTATTTAATCTCATTAAATCTG AAAAGGCAATGACTGATAAAGCACTTGAGCTTCAAGCTGAAGTAGAGAATGCAGAATCAGAGATATCCACCTTGTTCGCCAAAATTG AGAAAAGCAACAATAGGGAGGAGAGAAACAAAATTCTCGTGCAAAATTTCCGCAACAGATTAACTCAGCAGCTTGAAAGTTTAAAGAGAAACACTGCAGTTTCTGTAACCAAACAAGAGCAGCAATTGAAT GCTACAGATGAGTTAAAGACTCAGCTCCAGAAGCTGAAAGACAAGTATAGCTCTGATATTCAGAATTTAGCTGTTTCGGCCCAAGAACTTAATGAAAATTCTCAGCTAGCTTTTAGCGAAGTCAATTCAGAAGTATCAAAGCATTCTTCTTCCTTTATGGAT CTTTTTGCAAAGATTTCTGCCGATGTTAATTCTATACTCAACGGCCTGCAAGGTAACATAAGGGAACTTGAGGTGAAGATAAATGCTTTTGTGCAAAAGGAACAACAG AATCAAACAAGAAGATATCAAGGAATTCAATTAACCTCTGAAGTTCTCCTCAACTTTTTCAAGACTTTAAATTCATACATCTCAAAATTGAGACTAATGGATGAAAAATCGCAAACAATTAATCATCAGCAACTCTGCACCCTTGAAGAGAAGTTTGAG GAGTTGGCTGCAAGTGAAGAACGACAACTGATAGAAAAAGTTGCAGAGCTTATGTCAGCTTCTAATACTAGGAAGAAAAAGCTG gtTCAAACAGCAGTAAATGGCCTTAGAGAGTGCTCTAGTATCAAAACCAGAAATCTAAATGCTGAGTTCTCAAACATACAAGGTTGCACTAATTCTGCCTATGAAGAATGGACAAGCTATGTTGAAAGCACACAAGCCCAACATATCGAGGATTCAACTAGATTGGAATTTTGGAAAAGTAGCCTAGCAGGGCACATCGAATGCTG CTTGGCAAAATCAAAGGGGGTCGAAGATGGATGGAGAAATGCCCAAGAATCCCTTCTTAGACGACAAACAAGAAATGTCAACTCAATTGATTGCATTATGAA GAGTGCAATGGAATCAAATGGAAAGACCAGCACTCAGTTTTCCTCCACAGTGACTTCTATACTAGAAGAAACAGCTATTTCCAAGAGGAACCTTCTTTCAGCCATGGAAA TTGAAACTGATGCAGGTTTGCTGAAACTTGATCATAATGAATGTGAGAAGATTTATTCAGTTATATATCCTTGTGTTGAGGATATGAAACAAATGAAAGACAGTCATTCCTCCAAAGTATCCGAGATTGCAGAAAATGCAGGAAAAGCATTGACAGATGAGTACAAG GTTGATGAACCATCATGCTCAACTCTGAGGAGGAAAAGAGTTAGCGTTCCAAGCAGGGAATCTATCAAAAATCTCAGAACTCCTTTACTCGAGGAGTCACTCAAGTCGTTTCAAGGCAATGGAATAGCAAAGCGAGCTAACAGAATGTAA
- the LOC104234999 gene encoding kinesin-like protein KIN-5D isoform X1, giving the protein METPKSNYQRRGSIPPFSMSQTLWSNEKSCRDSRSNDEKGVNVKVVLRCRPPNEDEMKVKGPSVISCNELKKEVTATLNTATKQLNKTSVFDKVCGPSSQQKDFYDHSVAPLVNEAVEGYTCTIFAYGQTGTGKTYTMEGEAIKEKNGEFHKNAGVIPRAVQQIFDILECQKAEYTMKVAYIEIYNEEITDLLSLDEESKSIEEKPRKPLALMEDGKGAVFIRGLEEVAVSTADEIYKILEKGSANKHTAETLLNKQSNRSHSIFSITLQVKECTPEGLELIKCGKLNLVDLAGSENILRSGAKEGRAREAGEINKSLLTLGRVINALVDHSGHVPYRDSKLTRLLRDSLGGKTKTCIIATVSPSIQCLEETLSTLEYANRAKQIKNRPEVNRKVTKSALITDLYVEMDRLKQELHATREKNGIYIPQDRYLSEEAAHKAIVERLKFTELDLESKNKKLRELQDLYDYQRQLTANLTEELERTQRELKEAEQAFNDLEAQNSRAKETVQEKDHLVFNLIKSEKAMTDKALELQAEVENAESEISTLFAKIEKSNNREERNKILVQNFRNRLTQQLESLKRNTAVSVTKQEQQLNVILEDTQSFLATKRRATDELKTQLQKLKDKYSSDIQNLAVSAQELNENSQLAFSEVNSEVSKHSSSFMDLFAKISADVNSILNGLQGNIRELEVKINAFVQKEQQNQTRRYQGIQLTSEVLLNFFKTLNSYISKLRLMDEKSQTINHQQLCTLEEKFEELAASEERQLIEKVAELMSASNTRKKKLVQTAVNGLRECSSIKTRNLNAEFSNIQGCTNSAYEEWTSYVESTQAQHIEDSTRLEFWKSSLAGHIECCLAKSKGVEDGWRNAQESLLRRQTRNVNSIDCIMKSAMESNGKTSTQFSSTVTSILEETAISKRNLLSAMEIETDAGLLKLDHNECEKIYSVIYPCVEDMKQMKDSHSSKVSEIAENAGKALTDEYKVDEPSCSTLRRKRVSVPSRESIKNLRTPLLEESLKSFQGNGIAKRANRM; this is encoded by the exons TGCAACTTTGAACACAGCTACTAAGCAACTAAACAAAACCTCTGTCTTTGATAAG GTTTGTGGTCCATCATCTCAGCAAAAGGACTTCTATGATCATTCTGTCGCTCCTCTAGTTAATGAAGCTGTCGAGGGATATACTTGTACTATTTTTGCTTATGGCCAAACCGGAACAGGAAAAACTTACACAATGGAAGGGGAAGCAATTAAAGAGAAG AATGGGGAGTTTCACAAGAATGCTGGAGTAATCCCAAGAGCAGTCCAacaaatttttgacattttggaGTGCCAAAAGGCAGAGTACactatgaaagttgcatatataGAGATTTACAATGAGGAAATAACAGATCTTCTTTCGCTGGATGAGGAATCAAAATCGATAGAAGAGAAGCCGAGAAAGCCATTAGCCCTTATGGAAGATGGAAAAGGTGCAGTTTTCATCAGAGGCCTAGAAGAGGTGGCAGTGTCAACGGCAGATGAAATATACAAAATTTTGGAGAAAGGCTCTGCTAATAAGCATACAGCTGAGACGCTTCTTAATAAACAAAGCAATAGGTCTCATTCAATATTTTCCATCACCTTACAAGTTAAGGAATGCACGCCTGAGGGACTAGAACTGATAAAGTGTGGAAAACTAAATCTTGTTGACCTAGCAGGATCTGAGAACATTTTACGCTCGGGAGCGAAAGAG GGAAGAGCAAGAGAGGCTGGTGAGATAAATAAGAGCTTGCTTACTTTGGGCAGAGTCATCAATGCTTTGGTTGATCATTCTGGACATGTTCCATACAG AGATAGCAAATTGACAAGGTTACTGAGGGATTCATTAGGAGGAAAAACAAAGACATGCATAATTGCCACAGTTTCACCATCCATTCAGTGCTTGGAAGAGACTCTCAGTACTCTTGAATATGCTAATCGTGCCAAGCAAATTAAAAACAGGCCAGAG GTCAATCGGAAGGTGACCAAATCTGCACTAATCACAGATCTGTATGTGGAGATGGACCGCCTAAAGCAAG AATTACACGCAACGAGGGAGAAGAATGGAATCTACATACCACAAGACCGCTACTTGAGTGAAGAGGCAGCTCACAAG GCAATAGTTGAGAGACTGAAGTTCACAGAACTTGATTTAGAGTCCAAAAACAAG AAACTGAGAGAGCTTCAGGATCTTTATGATTATCAGCGACAACTGACAGCAAATTTAACCGAAGAACTTGAGAGAACTCAG AGAGAACTCAAGGAAGCTGAACAAGCTTTCAATGATCTAGAAGCTCAAAATAGTCGAGCGAAAGAGACGGTTCAAGAGAAGGATCATCTGGTATTTAATCTCATTAAATCTG AAAAGGCAATGACTGATAAAGCACTTGAGCTTCAAGCTGAAGTAGAGAATGCAGAATCAGAGATATCCACCTTGTTCGCCAAAATTG AGAAAAGCAACAATAGGGAGGAGAGAAACAAAATTCTCGTGCAAAATTTCCGCAACAGATTAACTCAGCAGCTTGAAAGTTTAAAGAGAAACACTGCAGTTTCTGTAACCAAACAAGAGCAGCAATTGAATGTAATATTAGAAGATACCCAATCCTTCTTAGCTACTAAAAGGAGG GCTACAGATGAGTTAAAGACTCAGCTCCAGAAGCTGAAAGACAAGTATAGCTCTGATATTCAGAATTTAGCTGTTTCGGCCCAAGAACTTAATGAAAATTCTCAGCTAGCTTTTAGCGAAGTCAATTCAGAAGTATCAAAGCATTCTTCTTCCTTTATGGAT CTTTTTGCAAAGATTTCTGCCGATGTTAATTCTATACTCAACGGCCTGCAAGGTAACATAAGGGAACTTGAGGTGAAGATAAATGCTTTTGTGCAAAAGGAACAACAG AATCAAACAAGAAGATATCAAGGAATTCAATTAACCTCTGAAGTTCTCCTCAACTTTTTCAAGACTTTAAATTCATACATCTCAAAATTGAGACTAATGGATGAAAAATCGCAAACAATTAATCATCAGCAACTCTGCACCCTTGAAGAGAAGTTTGAG GAGTTGGCTGCAAGTGAAGAACGACAACTGATAGAAAAAGTTGCAGAGCTTATGTCAGCTTCTAATACTAGGAAGAAAAAGCTG gtTCAAACAGCAGTAAATGGCCTTAGAGAGTGCTCTAGTATCAAAACCAGAAATCTAAATGCTGAGTTCTCAAACATACAAGGTTGCACTAATTCTGCCTATGAAGAATGGACAAGCTATGTTGAAAGCACACAAGCCCAACATATCGAGGATTCAACTAGATTGGAATTTTGGAAAAGTAGCCTAGCAGGGCACATCGAATGCTG CTTGGCAAAATCAAAGGGGGTCGAAGATGGATGGAGAAATGCCCAAGAATCCCTTCTTAGACGACAAACAAGAAATGTCAACTCAATTGATTGCATTATGAA GAGTGCAATGGAATCAAATGGAAAGACCAGCACTCAGTTTTCCTCCACAGTGACTTCTATACTAGAAGAAACAGCTATTTCCAAGAGGAACCTTCTTTCAGCCATGGAAA TTGAAACTGATGCAGGTTTGCTGAAACTTGATCATAATGAATGTGAGAAGATTTATTCAGTTATATATCCTTGTGTTGAGGATATGAAACAAATGAAAGACAGTCATTCCTCCAAAGTATCCGAGATTGCAGAAAATGCAGGAAAAGCATTGACAGATGAGTACAAG GTTGATGAACCATCATGCTCAACTCTGAGGAGGAAAAGAGTTAGCGTTCCAAGCAGGGAATCTATCAAAAATCTCAGAACTCCTTTACTCGAGGAGTCACTCAAGTCGTTTCAAGGCAATGGAATAGCAAAGCGAGCTAACAGAATGTAA
- the LOC138872467 gene encoding pentatricopeptide repeat-containing protein At3g53360, mitochondrial — MIFQNHLLNMYGKCGSLSDARKMFDEMLERNLVSWTSIIAGYSQNGQEKEAVDLYFQMRQCGLIPDQFTFGSVIKACSYMNQVELGKLLHGHVIKSEPGSHLIAQNALIAMYTKFSRINEALAVFLRIKSKDLISWSSMVAGYSQLGYELEALSCFREMLGRGIYKLNEFIFGSVFSACRSLAQAEYGRQIHGLSIKFGLSFDAFVGCAVTDMYARCGWLRSARTAFYQIGNPDLVSWNALIAGFAYGGDPEEAISLFSQMRTLRLTPDDVTVRSLLCAFVSPSALFLGKQVHCYVIKSGFDLEISVSNTLLSTYANCSDLPDAYKIFNEIQNKADLVSWNAILTAFLQQSESGEVFSLFKMMLLSSNKPDHITLVNMLGASGKVASLEVGDQVCCYAMKNGLSEDICVMNALIDMYVKCGNMTSSRKLFDSMKNPDAVSWSSLIVGYAQFGYGEEALDLFQKMRYLAVKPNQVTFVGVLTACSHVGRVKEGWQLFRAMETEFGIVPTREHCCCVVDMLARAGCIEEAEAFINQMELDPDIVMWKTLLAACKTRNNLDVGKRAAEKILEIDPSNSAAHVLLCNIFASTGSWKDVASLRGLMRQKGVKKVPGQSWIEVKDRIHVFLAEDCMHPKRDRIYSMLDELWLQMLDDDYLPLHI, encoded by the coding sequence ATGATTTTTCAAAATCATTTATTGAATATGTATGGTAAATGTGGGTCATTGAGCGATGCTAGAAAGATGTTCGATGAAATGCTTGAACGAAATTTGGTCTCTTGGACTTCGATAATTGCTGGGTACTCGCAAAACGGTCAGGAGAAGGAAGCTGTAGATCTTTACTTTCAAATGCGACAGTGTGGTCTTATACCGGACCAGTTTACGTTTGGGAGCGTAATCAAAGCGTGCTCGTATATGAATCAGGTGGAGTTAGGGAAGCTGTTGCACGGGCATGTCATTAAATCAGAACCTGGTTCCCACCTTATTGCTCAGAATGCATTGATTGCGATGTATACAAAGTTTAGTCGAATTAATGAGGCATTGGCAGTGTTCTTGCGTATTAAATCGAAGGATTTGATTTCATGGAGCTCAATGGTTGCTGGATATTCACAGCTTGGCTATGAATTAGAAGCTCTGTCTTGCTTCAGGGAGATGCTTGGTCGGGGAATTTACAAACTGAATGAATTCATTTTTGGAAGCGTCTTTAGTGCCTGTAGAAGTCTTGCACAAGCAGAATATGGAAGACAAATACATGGTTTAAGCATAAAATTTGGGCTCAGTTTTGATGCTTTTGTTGGTTGTGCTGTTACTGACATGTATGCCAGATGTGGATGGTTGCGTTCTGCAAGAACTGCATTCTACCAAATAGGAAACCCGGATCTTGTATCCTGGAATGCTCTGATTGCGGGATTTGCATACGGAGGTGATCCCGAGGAAGCTATATCTCTCTTTTCTCAAATGAGAACTTTGAGGTTGACCCCAGATGATGTCACAGTTCGTTCTTTACTTTGTGCCTTTGTAAGTCCATCTGCTCTGTTTCTAGGAAAGCAAGTGCACTGCTATGTTATCAAGAGTGGCTTTGATTTAGAGATTTCCGTCTCTAATACATTACTTTCAACGTATGCCAACTGTTCAGATCTTCCGGATGCATATAAAATATTCAATGAGATACAAAACAAGGCAGATTTAGTCTCGTGGAACGCCATTCTTACCGCTTTTCTACAACAGAGTGAGTCTGGAGAAGTCTTCTCATTATTTAAAATGATGCTTCTTTCTTCTAATAAGCCTGATCATATTACATTAGTTAATATGCTTGGGGCTTCTGGAAAAGTAGCCTCTTTGGAAGTAGGAGACCAGGTTTGTTGCTATGCCATGAAAAATGGGCTAAGTGAAGATATATGCGTCATGAATGCTTTAATTGACATGTATGTGAAATGTGGAAATATGACAAGCTCTAGGAAGCTCTTCGATAGTATGAAGAACCCTGATGCGGTCTCATGGAGCAGTTTAATAGTGGGGTATGCTCAGTTTGGATACGGAGAAGAAGCTCTAGATCTCTTCCAGAAGATGAGATATTTAGCTGTCAAGCCAAACCAAGTTACCTTCGTCGGTGTTTTGACTGCTTGTAGTCATGTTGGACGAGTCAAAGAAGGGTGGCAGTTGTTCAGAGCCATGGAAACGGAGTTTGGTATTGTACCGACTAGAGAGCATTGTTGCTGTGTGGTTGACATGCTTGCCCGTGCTGGCTGCATAGAAGAAGCAGAAGCTTTTATCAATCAAATGGAACTTGATCCTGATATTGTGATGTGGAAAACTTTGTTAGCTGCTTGCAAAACACGTAACAATCTTGATGTGGGCAAACGAGCCGCAGAGAAAATTTTGGAGATTGATCCCTCGAATTCTGCTGCGCATGTGTTACTCTGTAACATTTTTGCTTCTACTGGAAGTTGGAAGGATGTTGCATCACTGAGGGGTCTGATGAGACAAAAAGGTGTCAAAAAGGTTCCAGGTCAAAGCTGGATTGAAGTCAAGGACCGGATCCATGTCTTCTTGGCTGAGGACTGTATGCACCCAAAAAGGGACAGAATATACTCCATGCTAGATGAACTGTGGCTACAGATGCTGGATGATGACTATTTGCCCCTTCATATTTAA
- the LOC104234999 gene encoding kinesin-like protein KIN-5D isoform X2, whose protein sequence is METPKSNYQRRGSIPPFSMSQTLWSNEKSCRDSRSNDEKGVNVKVVLRCRPPNEDEMKVKGPSVISCNELKKEVTATLNTATKQLNKTSVFDKVCGPSSQQKDFYDHSVAPLVNEAVEGYTCTIFAYGQTGTGKTYTMEGEAIKEKNGEFHKNAGVIPRAVQQIFDILECQKAEYTMKVAYIEIYNEEITDLLSLDEESKSIEEKPRKPLALMEDGKGAVFIRGLEEVAVSTADEIYKILEKGSANKHTAETLLNKQSNRSHSIFSITLQVKECTPEGLELIKCGKLNLVDLAGSENILRSGAKEGRAREAGEINKSLLTLGRVINALVDHSGHVPYRDSKLTRLLRDSLGGKTKTCIIATVSPSIQCLEETLSTLEYANRAKQIKNRPEVNRKVTKSALITDLYVEMDRLKQELHATREKNGIYIPQDRYLSEEAAHKAIVERLKFTELDLESKNKKLRELQDLYDYQRQLTANLTEELERTQRELKEAEQAFNDLEAQNSRAKETVQEKDHLVFNLIKSEKAMTDKALELQAEVENAESEISTLFAKIEKSNNREERNKILVQNFRNRLTQQLESLKRNTAVSVTKQEQQLNVILEDTQSFLATKRRATDELKTQLQKLKDKYSSDIQNLAVSAQELNENSQLAFSEVNSEVSKHSSSFMDLFAKISADVNSILNGLQGNIRELEVKINAFVQKEQQNQTRRYQGIQLTSEVLLNFFKTLNSYISKLRLMDEKSQTINHQQLCTLEEKFEELAASEERQLIEKVAELMSASNTRKKKLVQTAVNGLRECSSIKTRNLNAEFSNIQGCTNSAYEEWTSYVESTQAQHIEDSTRLEFWKSSLAGHIECCLAKSKGVEDGWRNAQESLLRRQTRNVNSIDCIMKSAMESNGKTSTQFSSTVTSILEETAISKRNLLSAMESLLKLDHNECEKIYSVIYPCVEDMKQMKDSHSSKVSEIAENAGKALTDEYKVDEPSCSTLRRKRVSVPSRESIKNLRTPLLEESLKSFQGNGIAKRANRM, encoded by the exons TGCAACTTTGAACACAGCTACTAAGCAACTAAACAAAACCTCTGTCTTTGATAAG GTTTGTGGTCCATCATCTCAGCAAAAGGACTTCTATGATCATTCTGTCGCTCCTCTAGTTAATGAAGCTGTCGAGGGATATACTTGTACTATTTTTGCTTATGGCCAAACCGGAACAGGAAAAACTTACACAATGGAAGGGGAAGCAATTAAAGAGAAG AATGGGGAGTTTCACAAGAATGCTGGAGTAATCCCAAGAGCAGTCCAacaaatttttgacattttggaGTGCCAAAAGGCAGAGTACactatgaaagttgcatatataGAGATTTACAATGAGGAAATAACAGATCTTCTTTCGCTGGATGAGGAATCAAAATCGATAGAAGAGAAGCCGAGAAAGCCATTAGCCCTTATGGAAGATGGAAAAGGTGCAGTTTTCATCAGAGGCCTAGAAGAGGTGGCAGTGTCAACGGCAGATGAAATATACAAAATTTTGGAGAAAGGCTCTGCTAATAAGCATACAGCTGAGACGCTTCTTAATAAACAAAGCAATAGGTCTCATTCAATATTTTCCATCACCTTACAAGTTAAGGAATGCACGCCTGAGGGACTAGAACTGATAAAGTGTGGAAAACTAAATCTTGTTGACCTAGCAGGATCTGAGAACATTTTACGCTCGGGAGCGAAAGAG GGAAGAGCAAGAGAGGCTGGTGAGATAAATAAGAGCTTGCTTACTTTGGGCAGAGTCATCAATGCTTTGGTTGATCATTCTGGACATGTTCCATACAG AGATAGCAAATTGACAAGGTTACTGAGGGATTCATTAGGAGGAAAAACAAAGACATGCATAATTGCCACAGTTTCACCATCCATTCAGTGCTTGGAAGAGACTCTCAGTACTCTTGAATATGCTAATCGTGCCAAGCAAATTAAAAACAGGCCAGAG GTCAATCGGAAGGTGACCAAATCTGCACTAATCACAGATCTGTATGTGGAGATGGACCGCCTAAAGCAAG AATTACACGCAACGAGGGAGAAGAATGGAATCTACATACCACAAGACCGCTACTTGAGTGAAGAGGCAGCTCACAAG GCAATAGTTGAGAGACTGAAGTTCACAGAACTTGATTTAGAGTCCAAAAACAAG AAACTGAGAGAGCTTCAGGATCTTTATGATTATCAGCGACAACTGACAGCAAATTTAACCGAAGAACTTGAGAGAACTCAG AGAGAACTCAAGGAAGCTGAACAAGCTTTCAATGATCTAGAAGCTCAAAATAGTCGAGCGAAAGAGACGGTTCAAGAGAAGGATCATCTGGTATTTAATCTCATTAAATCTG AAAAGGCAATGACTGATAAAGCACTTGAGCTTCAAGCTGAAGTAGAGAATGCAGAATCAGAGATATCCACCTTGTTCGCCAAAATTG AGAAAAGCAACAATAGGGAGGAGAGAAACAAAATTCTCGTGCAAAATTTCCGCAACAGATTAACTCAGCAGCTTGAAAGTTTAAAGAGAAACACTGCAGTTTCTGTAACCAAACAAGAGCAGCAATTGAATGTAATATTAGAAGATACCCAATCCTTCTTAGCTACTAAAAGGAGG GCTACAGATGAGTTAAAGACTCAGCTCCAGAAGCTGAAAGACAAGTATAGCTCTGATATTCAGAATTTAGCTGTTTCGGCCCAAGAACTTAATGAAAATTCTCAGCTAGCTTTTAGCGAAGTCAATTCAGAAGTATCAAAGCATTCTTCTTCCTTTATGGAT CTTTTTGCAAAGATTTCTGCCGATGTTAATTCTATACTCAACGGCCTGCAAGGTAACATAAGGGAACTTGAGGTGAAGATAAATGCTTTTGTGCAAAAGGAACAACAG AATCAAACAAGAAGATATCAAGGAATTCAATTAACCTCTGAAGTTCTCCTCAACTTTTTCAAGACTTTAAATTCATACATCTCAAAATTGAGACTAATGGATGAAAAATCGCAAACAATTAATCATCAGCAACTCTGCACCCTTGAAGAGAAGTTTGAG GAGTTGGCTGCAAGTGAAGAACGACAACTGATAGAAAAAGTTGCAGAGCTTATGTCAGCTTCTAATACTAGGAAGAAAAAGCTG gtTCAAACAGCAGTAAATGGCCTTAGAGAGTGCTCTAGTATCAAAACCAGAAATCTAAATGCTGAGTTCTCAAACATACAAGGTTGCACTAATTCTGCCTATGAAGAATGGACAAGCTATGTTGAAAGCACACAAGCCCAACATATCGAGGATTCAACTAGATTGGAATTTTGGAAAAGTAGCCTAGCAGGGCACATCGAATGCTG CTTGGCAAAATCAAAGGGGGTCGAAGATGGATGGAGAAATGCCCAAGAATCCCTTCTTAGACGACAAACAAGAAATGTCAACTCAATTGATTGCATTATGAA GAGTGCAATGGAATCAAATGGAAAGACCAGCACTCAGTTTTCCTCCACAGTGACTTCTATACTAGAAGAAACAGCTATTTCCAAGAGGAACCTTCTTTCAGCCATGGAAA GTTTGCTGAAACTTGATCATAATGAATGTGAGAAGATTTATTCAGTTATATATCCTTGTGTTGAGGATATGAAACAAATGAAAGACAGTCATTCCTCCAAAGTATCCGAGATTGCAGAAAATGCAGGAAAAGCATTGACAGATGAGTACAAG GTTGATGAACCATCATGCTCAACTCTGAGGAGGAAAAGAGTTAGCGTTCCAAGCAGGGAATCTATCAAAAATCTCAGAACTCCTTTACTCGAGGAGTCACTCAAGTCGTTTCAAGGCAATGGAATAGCAAAGCGAGCTAACAGAATGTAA